From Streptomyces sp. SAI-135:
GCCCGACCCGAAGTACTTCTCGCCGTAGGAGGCCGGCTCGAGGCCCTGCGGCCGCAGACGGTCCGCCGCCTTGAGCGCCGCCGCGGGGTCGACGAAGCCGAAGCCGCGGGAGTCGTCGCGGCCGCCCGCGGGGGCGTTGCGGGCCGTGTCCTCCAGGAGGCGCTTGATCTGCGCGGGCGTCAGCTCGGGGTGGGCGGCCTTGACCAGGGCGGCCGCGCCCGAGACGAACGCGGAGGCGGCGCTGGTGCCCCACCCCTCGTAGTACTTGTGGTCGGGGTCGGCGATGACCACGTCGTCACCGGGGGCGGCGACCGTGGCGTACCAGCGGCGGGTGGAGAAGGAGGCGCGGGTGCCGAACTTGTCCACGGCGGTGGCGGCGATGACGCCCGGGTAGGCGGCCGGGTAGGAGATGTGGTCGCCCTTCTCGCCGCCGTTGCCCGCCGAGGCGACGACGACGGCGCCCTTCTTGAGCGCGTACTGCACGGCGTCGTCCTCGCCGGCCTCGGGGTGCGCGGAGGCGGAGTCGTCGCCGAGGGAGAGGTTGATGACGTCGGCGCCGTGGTCGGCGGCCCAGCGGATGCCCTCGGCGAGGGCGTTGCCGCGGGTGTTGCGGGCCTTGGCGCGGGCCGGGTCGCCGTCCTCCAGGATCACGCGGACCGGCATGATCTTGGCCTCGGGGGCGATGCCCATGACCCCGTCGCCGTTGCCGACGCCATGTCCGTGACCGGCGATGATGCCGGCCATGGCGGTGCCGTGCCGGGCCCAGGAGCGGTCGCCGCGGGTGGCGCCGAAGCCGATCATGTCCTTGCCGGTGAGGACGTTGCCGACGAGGTCGGGGTGGTCGTTCTCGACGCCGGTGTCCAGGACGGCGACGGTGACGCCGGCGCCCTTGGTGGTCTGCCAGGCCTGCTGGGTGTGCATGGCGTCCAGGGCCCACTGCTTGGCGCGGATGCCGTCGGCGTGGGCGGCGGTGGGCGGGACGAGGGCGACGGAGGCGGCGAGGAGGACGCTCAGGAGGCCAGCCCTGCGGGTGGTGAGGCTCATGAGGGCTGCTCCGGGGGCGTGGTGACGGTCTTGCGCAGGGTGCGTTCGACACGGTCGGCCAGGCCCTGTGCCTCGTTGCCGAGGCCGGCCTGGGCGGCGGGGGTGGTGTCGCCGGACTCCATGGCCTCCTCGGCGGGCTCGGGGGTGTCGACGGTACGGCCGTCCGCCCAGCCGGAGACGGCGTAGGCGACCACGGGGGCGTCGGTGAGGACGGAGATCGTCCAGGAGGCCCGCTGCCCGGCACCGAACCCTGCCGCGAGGGTGTTCTTCGCGGCGTACGGGAGGGGCATCAGGTCGGTGCGGGTGTCGAGGCCCTCCCGGGTGAAGCGGGTGTCGAGCTCGCGCATGGCGCTGGCGTCGGCCTCGGTGAACAGGAGGCCGACGGTGGTGACGTAGCTCTGGGTGGCGTCCGTGTAGGTGGCGCGCAGGAGGCGTTCGCAGCCGACGGGGGCGAGTGCCTTGCGCAGCAGGGGGTCGAAGGCGTTCTGGCAGCCGCTGTCCGGGGCGACGGCGATCCGCGTCCAGATACGGTCGGCACCGCCGGGCCCGGCGCCCTGGCCGTCCACGGTGGGCGGGAACAACCGGTCGACGGGCACGCTGTGCCACAGCTCGCGGGCCTGGGCGAAGGTGTCGCCGCCGTTCTCGTCCCCGGAGTCCCCGATCAGCCAACTCCCGGTCACCGCGCCGCCGATGAGCCCGAGTCCGAGCACGACGCATGCGGCCACGGCGGCGACGCGGGGAGGGATGCGCACCCCCCACGACCGCTCCCGGTAACCGACCTCGGGTTCCGCGAACGACACAACAGGCCGCCCGTTGCCGGGAGTTCCGGCTTGCGGGGGCAGGGTGGCGCTCCAGGAGAGGGCGGGGTCGGGTGCGAGGGGAGCGGCGGCGGTCCTGGGCGGCGTGGCGGGCGGCGGAGGCGTCCCCGTACCGACGGAGCCCGGCGCCTCCCGCGAAGGGCGCGGCGGGAACACGGGGCGGCCGTCGGGCCTGGGGGGTACGGCGGTGCCGGACTCCGCCCCCGTACGACCGTCCCCGGCCGTCGGAACGGGCCGCATCCGGAAGGTCGTCTCCGAGGCGGTCTCGGCGGGGGCGCCGGTGCGACGCGGGGGCACGGCGGGGGGCACGGCGGGCTGCGACCTCGGCCTGGGCGGCACGGACGCACCACCGGAGGCCGCCGGGCGGGCCGGGGCGTCTTCGGCGGGCGGCATCGGGCCGGGGGCGGCCGTAGGTGGGTTCGCGGAGGGCGACGCAGGCGCGCCGGCGGTGCTCGTGGCGGGCGGCATCGGGCCGGGGGCGGGTCTGCGTGGGCCCGCCGGCGGCGGGGGCGTGTCGGTCTCGGGCCTGGGCGAGGGGACGGATGCTCTCGGGCCTGGACGAGGGGTCCGGTCACCCGGCGCGGAGCCGGCCGGGTCCGTGTCGCCGGGGGCAGGTGGGGCGTCGGGGAAGCGGGCCGAGGCCGGGGGCGGGGGCGGGATGCTGCCGGGGCGCGGGGCTCCCGGGCTCCGGGGCTGCTGGGGGACGGAGCCGTCCCGCTCGCCCGGATCGGTGCCGTTCGTCGTGCGTATCGGCGGCCGGCCCACGGCGGCCGGCCGCTGGGACCGTTCCCCGCCGCCCGGCAGGCCGGACTCCCGCCCCGTGCTCATGTCACCGGGCGCACGGCCCCCCGGCCCGTCCGGGACGCGGCTGTCGGTCTCCTCCGGTTCCTGCCAGTCGAACCCGCCGAACGTCGGCCGGGCCGCTGCTGCGGAGCCACCGCCCCGTCCACTGCGTTCGCCGAAGGCCTGCCAGTCGGAGTCGTCGTTCATCCGCTCGCCCGGCTCCTCGCCCGCCGTCGGCGGCTGGGCCGGCCTCGGTGGGGTCGTCGGGCGTGGAGGAATGGAGGCGCGGCGTGCTTCCGTGCTCATGCACCCCCCGTTTCCTCATGTCCGGGCCGCTCGGTCGTGCGCGGGCCCTCGTCGCGGTCGTCGGTGTGGAAGACGGCCGTCCGGGCACGCATACCCGCACGGAAGAGCCGCCATCCCGGCGCGGCGGCGACGGGGGGTGTACGGCCCTGCGTGCGTGCGCGTCACTCTACGGGTTGTTGCGGGTCGACCGGGAACCAGTCCACCAGGCCGGGGGCATCTGCCCGGAACGTCCCCCTACCCTGCGGTAATCCTGTCTGGCAGGCTTCGTTCATGACTGCGCGCTCCGCCGACCGGGCCCGTTACGACCGGGCCACCGCCCATCTCGACGCCCCCCTCGCGATCGTGGACCTGGACGCCTTCGACGCCAACGCGGACGATCTCGTCCGCCGTGCGGCGGGCAAACCCGTCCGCGTCGCCAGCAAGTCCGTGCGGTGCCGGGCGCTGCTGGAACGCGTCCTGGCGAAGGACGGCTTCGCGGGCATCATGTCCTTCACCCTCGCCGAGTCCCTGTGGCTGGCGAGGAGCGGCTTCGACGACATTCTGCTGGCCTACCCCTCCGCCGACCGTGCCGGGTACGCCGAACTCGCCGCCGACCCCAAGCTCGCGGCCGCCGTGACCGTGATGGTCGACGACCCCGCGCAGCTCGCCTTCATCGACGCCTCCCGCGCGGGCGGCACCGAAGTGATCCGGGTCTGCCTGGAGTTGGACACCTCGCTGAAGCTGCTCGGCGGCAAGGTGCGGGTCGGGGCCCGGCGTTCGCCGCTGCACTCCCCCGCGCAGGTGGCCGACATGGCGCGGGCCGTGTCCCGCAGGCCCGGCTTCGAGGTTGTGGGGATCATGGCCTACGAGGGGCACATCGCCGGGGTCGGGGACTCGGTCGCCGGACGGCCGCTGCGGTCCCGGGCGGTCCGGCTGATGCAGGCCACCGCCCGCCGGGAACTGGCCGAGCGCCGCGCCGCCGTGGTGCGTGCGGTGCGGGCCGTCGTACCGGACCTCCGGTTCGTCAACGGCGGCGGCACGGGCAGTGTGCAGCACACCGCCGCGGAGGACGCCGTCACGGAGATCGGCGCGGGTTCGGGGCTCTATGTACCGCGGCTGTTCGACAACTACACGTCCTTCAGCGGGCGTCCGGCCGCCCTGTTCGCCCAGCCCGTGGTGCGCAGGCCGGGCGTCGGAGTGGTGACCGTCCTCGGCGGCGGCTACCCGGCCTCCGGCGCGGCCGGTCCCGACCGGCTGCCGGTGCCGTATCTGCCGGAGGGGCTGAGGTACGACCCGCAGGAGGGGCCCGGCGAGGTGCAGACCCCGCTGCTCGGCGCCCCCGCCGACGACCTGCTGCTCGGCGACAGGGTGTGGTTCCGGCACGCCAAGGCCGGTGAGCTGTGCGAGCGGTTCGAGACGCTGCACCTGATCGAGGGGGACACGGTGACGGCGACCGTCCCGACGTACCGCGGGGAAGGCCACACCTTCCTCTGAGCCCCGTCCGAACGGTCCCGTCACCGGTGGGGAAGATTCCTACAGCGGTGTGACGTAGGCCCCCGAGATGCCGCCGTCGACCAGGAAGTCGCTGGCGTTGACGAAGGAGGAGTCGTCGCTGGCCAGGAAGGCGACGGCGGCGGCGATCTCCTCCGCCTCGGCGAACCGGCCGACCGGAATGTGCACCAGGCGGCGGGCGGCCCGCTCCGGGTCCTTGGCGAACAGCTCCTGGAGCAGCGGGGTGTTGACCGGCCCGGGGCACAGGGCGTTGACGCGGATGCCCTCCCGTGCGAACTGCACGCCCAGTTCACGGGACATGGCGAGCACCCCGCCCTTGGAGGCGGTGTACGAGATCTGGGACGTGGCCGCTCCCATCCTGGCCACAAAGGACGCGGTGTTGATGATGGACCCCTTGCCCTGCCGCCGCATGTAGGGGATGGCCGCCTTGCAGCACAGGTAGACGGAGGTCAGGTTGACCTCCTGGACCCGCTTCCAGGCTTCGAGGCCGGTCTCCAGGATGGAGTCGTCGTCGGGCGGGGAGATGCCCGCGTTGTTGAAGGCGACGTCGACGCTGCCGTAGGTGTCGTAAGCCGTTTCGAACAGGGCCTCGACCTGCTCCGGGTCGGTGACGTCGACCTTCACGAAGATGCCGCCCACCTCCTCGGCGGCGGCCTTGCCGCGGGCCTCGTCGACGTCGGCGCAG
This genomic window contains:
- a CDS encoding 3-oxoacyl-ACP reductase, whose translation is MVCRRLVGRTAVITGAGSGIGLATARRLASEGANVVCADVDEARGKAAAEEVGGIFVKVDVTDPEQVEALFETAYDTYGSVDVAFNNAGISPPDDDSILETGLEAWKRVQEVNLTSVYLCCKAAIPYMRRQGKGSIINTASFVARMGAATSQISYTASKGGVLAMSRELGVQFAREGIRVNALCPGPVNTPLLQELFAKDPERAARRLVHIPVGRFAEAEEIAAAVAFLASDDSSFVNASDFLVDGGISGAYVTPL
- the mycP gene encoding type VII secretion-associated serine protease mycosin, encoding MSLTTRRAGLLSVLLAASVALVPPTAAHADGIRAKQWALDAMHTQQAWQTTKGAGVTVAVLDTGVENDHPDLVGNVLTGKDMIGFGATRGDRSWARHGTAMAGIIAGHGHGVGNGDGVMGIAPEAKIMPVRVILEDGDPARAKARNTRGNALAEGIRWAADHGADVINLSLGDDSASAHPEAGEDDAVQYALKKGAVVVASAGNGGEKGDHISYPAAYPGVIAATAVDKFGTRASFSTRRWYATVAAPGDDVVIADPDHKYYEGWGTSAASAFVSGAAALVKAAHPELTPAQIKRLLEDTARNAPAGGRDDSRGFGFVDPAAALKAADRLRPQGLEPASYGEKYFGSGPDTAESQDDTASWAAPLAGGLGVALLVAAVVLWRGRRGPRGSGSYEGF
- a CDS encoding amino acid deaminase/aldolase, with the translated sequence MTARSADRARYDRATAHLDAPLAIVDLDAFDANADDLVRRAAGKPVRVASKSVRCRALLERVLAKDGFAGIMSFTLAESLWLARSGFDDILLAYPSADRAGYAELAADPKLAAAVTVMVDDPAQLAFIDASRAGGTEVIRVCLELDTSLKLLGGKVRVGARRSPLHSPAQVADMARAVSRRPGFEVVGIMAYEGHIAGVGDSVAGRPLRSRAVRLMQATARRELAERRAAVVRAVRAVVPDLRFVNGGGTGSVQHTAAEDAVTEIGAGSGLYVPRLFDNYTSFSGRPAALFAQPVVRRPGVGVVTVLGGGYPASGAAGPDRLPVPYLPEGLRYDPQEGPGEVQTPLLGAPADDLLLGDRVWFRHAKAGELCERFETLHLIEGDTVTATVPTYRGEGHTFL